The following DNA comes from Opisthocomus hoazin isolate bOpiHoa1 chromosome 13, bOpiHoa1.hap1, whole genome shotgun sequence.
CTGTTTTAATGGGAAGTGCACACCACTATGGAGAAAAGTACATATTGTTGCACAACCTTAAGAAAGGATATCAACACCCTAACTACTTTTGTCCTCTTTTCCAAATAAACTTCTAATCCACCTGAGTAACCACCGTGTGTACAGAGATTCATGTGCCAAGCTTCTTCACTGTTGTTCCAGCTGTACGAAGGCAGGTCAATTACACAGCACTAAGAGTGAAAGACCTTCTGCCACAGCAAGCCAAGTCAAAATTACATTTGTGGTCACTTTTAATATAGTTACGATCACCTTAATATCAAACAGTAAAATAGTAATTGACCGTCATCTTCCCCTTGCAAAATTAAATGACGTGTTGGACAGATTATGAGACTGTAAATTAGCACCTGGGGACCCTATTACCTGAAATCTAAGGATCTCTGCGCGTTTGGTATTGCAGATGGTGAAACTGAGGggcagaaagaacaaaaagcaagTGGCCTGAATTGGAAAAACCTATGGGAGCTGTGAGAGTTTCTAGAAAATCCACTGCTGCTAAGACACAGTCGTTTGCAAAATAAGAAGTACAAACTGCTCTTTTGGAAAACATGCAGGCATCCCTGAATTTTACCATTAGTAGGCAGTTCTGACACTCTTCAGTTTCTTATTCTGAAGCCCGCGCACAGAGCAGAACTGCTTGCATTGGAACTAGTAGCATTTTGCTTACCGTTGTGAAATGAACTACGCAATAGATTCCGATGATGACGAGGCCAATGATAATTGATGCAACAGCAACCCAAAGTGCATTGCGACCCAGTCTTTTTGACCCTTCTATATCTCCTTGATTGTAACTGTTTAGAGCCTGTAGAACAGAAACAGAGAgtttgtgactttttttaaacagaaatctgTACACAAACCAATGTGACACAAACCAATGAGACTGCTTTGAAATAACACTAAGTTCTGTGCACCTTGGTACTGTAGAAAGAACTTCAGAAAATGGTGATTTGCCTTGTAAAATAAACATCCACTGCCAACAGTCCAGAGCAAACAAGGAGTCCAGATTTCTGTTCCACTCATTTTCAGTACATTTAATCGCAACTACAGCtcttttattttcagtggtgAGGCTATATTCATGTGATGAGTTTTGTTGTACACACCAGCATAAGAGCTGTCAAATCATCTCTAATCCACCCACTTGCAGAAATCAGTAGCTTTTAtctctgtaaatatttttgtagcGTACGTGAACTGTTAGTTGGCCACTTCACTAGCAATGAAATAAACTCCTACGCTTTATAGGACCATAAGCAGGAAAAGCAGCATAAATATGCTGCATTTTTACAGAAAACCTCAggaaaacatcttaaaaaaagcTTACTAATTACCTATTTTTCCAATGTCTTACTTTTCCAAACCAAGTGTGAAGAATTAATAGGtagtttaaaaaacaaccaaagaacTATAGATTATCTGAACAAAACATCTGAGTGCCATCTTCACAGGCTAGAAATTCTGTCCCTGTGCATTTCTGGAACACACTGATAGTTATTATCATCTACATCCTGCAGTACGCATCAGACATTATCAGATATTATCTCAACAGACTTCTCTCTATGATTTAGCAGATGTTTTATATTCACTACGTGCAGAGATTGCAAGGTGTGATACAACCACTGATTTTCTAGTCTTTTGTGAGACAGACTGTAGgattttctgaattaatttttgttttaaccaGACcgtatttttaaaagagaagattCAGTGAAGGACACTGAAGTATTCTAGTACATGAATCTAACAGTTTGCAGTaactttttctgaagaataagATGCTATCAAAGAATATTGAAGtgtattatttttaagaattattttgtaAGATCAGGAGAGTTTGAGTTCATAAATCATGACATTGAGTCCAGATTTCTTTATCATATTGCACTATTGAACTATTCCTCGGGGAATCAGGTTAGTCATAACCTGTTCTTTAGTATCTTGTAAGTATTCCAGGAAGTATCCCAGAAATGGGAGGTGCAGGGGGAGAAATATGGGGATCTGATCAAATGAACTGTTTTGTGGACTAAGTAATTCGGGTTGTCTTTAGAAAAAGACTGCATGAGGTATCACAAGTGCTATCATGAAAGTGCTTTAGTCACTAATCACTTTTTTGTAGCAAAGAACAGAACAACAGCTAATTCAACAGAGTGAAGATCTGAGACTGTGGAGAGTAGGAAAGGAATGAACTCCAGAGGATACCAAGCATTGTTGTAGAGCCTTTTTGcccaagcagaaaaataattaggGACATTATCTGTGTGTGTTCTGTTGATTAGCAAGCACATAGAAGTTAATGGGCTAAATGCATCCTTGGTGTTGGCACTGCAGTAAGAGCACTTGTGCCAACATAGTCCCAAAGCAATGCAGCCTATATTCCTAGAATTGCATCTTAAGGATAAGTACTTATTCTCTGGTGTCTACGAAAGGCTGAGCTGCTGATGCACTCTTGCCCTTAAAGAGAGCACCGAtacatttcttctcttcctgGAAGCCCGTATGCCTACACATTTCTCTATTTTATTTCCCTAAAGAGTATCGCTAAtacctctgctctgctgccaaaTTCTGTTGAGGTTGGCTAGTAGACTTAAGGGATATAAtggggaaagagagaagagatgGAAACGAGagacagacacaaacacacagccAGGTAGGATGAGTGCCCAAGCCCTCTTTCCTTAGGGTATCAGGCTAGCCACACCTGGTCACTCCCGCCGAGAAACCGCAGCTCTGCTGAGGCACAGTCACCTCCGCTCCTCCACCAGCGTGGCCTCCTCTTACAAAGTTACTCCACTGTTTTCAACAGTCCTGTCTACAGGAGAAGAGCTTTCTTAGGTTTTCTCAAAATACATCCGGGAAGCTCAATAAAAGGAGTATCAGGAGAAACATGGCTTGGCTGGTTTTGAGCAGGCTGacttctcctcctgcctctggcAGCAACTATGAATGCGGCTACGGGGAGAAGCACGGAGAAGCATTGCTGACACCCCAGCCCTGTACTTTGTATTCCCCACCCATCAAAGGGCTCGCTTTGCATGACGGCTAGAGAGTGGTCCTGCAAACATGCTCAACTCTGTTCCCCGTACATGTGGTCTCAAGACTAAGACAGACACGGCAGCACCAGCTTGCAGTTCTCTGCAATTTTACTAATGTATTTAGGAAGTCTGGGGAACGTCCATGTGATTTCTGCAGGTACTGCATAAATAATTCACCCTCTCCACTTTAATaaataatgtcattttaatacaaatccacgatgaagaggaggaaaataGCATTAATGATAGAGGAGGATTTAGGAGAGACAGGAAGGAGACAAAAGTTTCTTTATTAAGAGGTTTAAATTAAATGGCGTAACTTAGACAGCactgaaggaaaaataagagGTTTTGGGGGAGTGGTTGGGGTCTGATGCAAAGCTCTCTGAAATTCATTTACTTCCGTCTGCTTCAAAGGGCCCTTGGATCAAGCTTCTAGTTTTCAACGTTAAGATATAAACAACATTAACTGTTAAAGCCTTAAACATTACATCTGTTTATTTCCAAGGGCTAAGCAATACATACAGAGTACAGCATCCATGTGCGACATTTGGTCTGTccaacttttaaaacaaatttcagcCATTTTCAACCTAATACCATATGATTTCTCAGGTTTCTGCTACCTCGCTCACTATGACGTCACAAACTAAATTAAAACCACAGTTCTGCAGCTGCTTATTTACTTGAGCAATCTCAGTGACTCCACCAGGTTCGCACACATCTACTTATAAGACATATTCTCAGTTCAACAATGAAGTAATTTAATCTTCTATGAACAGAAATTTGCTGAATTAGCTACAAGCTATTAATGCCTTTTAACGTGCATTTTCTGCTCCACATTCCCAGAGCACCATTTATggcaaaaggagaaagaacacTGAATTGCTTCAGAAATCCTCCTCTACATCTCTTACAAATCTGGGCAGACCAGACTGAGGTTCTCTGACTAACATTTTCTACTCTCTCTATGAGCCAGGCTGTAACAAACCTTATTTGGCTGTGCCTGGAAATGAGACGCTCTCTCTAGTTCTGACCAAAGGAAGAATGAGACATGCTGGCTCAGTACAGCTCCTCACTGTGAGAACAACTTacagggaaagagaaagcagaggggGGTCTCGGGGAGCAATTCAGAACCGGGATTGATCTCTACTTCTTGGCAAACGGGACAGGCAGGTGATGAGCAGGACACAACGAAAGGGGAGTCTGCTCTGCAGGCTGTGGCACGCAAATGAGTGCTGGACTTCTGCGCCTCTGGGGACAGGCTGAAAGTGTTGCTGCATGGAGAAAGCTCACCAGTTTGCAAAGAATAAGAGCCATGCAAATATGCTTAAGAACAGCTGCTGAGCCTCGTTGTTTAATACTCCTGAAGTAGGTACAGACTGTCCCATATGATGTCAGATGTCCAGGCACCTAcaagctacttaaaaaaaaaagctgtataaaTAATAAACTTTTTCAAACTGGAGAAGTACAGCTGTACAGGAACACTGGTCACAATGCTAGTGACAGACATGACCAAATCCAACACACTGTACGTGGCTTGTTAGGAGCACAGTTCGAAGAGGTGACCCCCTCAGAAAGCCAGTTCCATCCTTTGCTGTCCCATGACTTCTGCTACCCTCTTGCTCATTGTCTCTGCTCAGGGCAACTAATATACAGACAAGGCATCTGAATCCAAGTGTAACAAATGCAGTCAAAGAACTTGTTACTATCAGATGCAGATGAGCCAAGATTGTCACAGCTTGACCACATATGTTGTTTGAAACATGCAaatgattaaacagaaatgtgtCAACATAAAGAGCGAGTTAGGTGCAAACAATCAGGGAGAAATAGCTTTCGAGAGACTGTTTTGAAGTTGCTACAAATCCAAGGCCCTACGGAATTAGGTACCTAGTCTGACATAAAGATCTTTGAAAAGAAGACAACTGAAGGTGCTGTACTGGGAAAAGCCAACAAGATTTGTTCAACTATCAGACCTCAGTGCTGTTATTAGAAATATCCAATTCATTTTTCAGAGTTCTCCCAAAGCCTCCCTCTAGCTCTGGTTCCCCGAGTCAGATACAGCCAGTCCACCCGAGCCAGTTCTCTGCCAGCTAAGCACTCTGGGTTCACAGCAGGGCGAAAAGACACCACTGCAGCTCAGGAGCCAAAGAGCTCAGTGACTCACTGCCTAGCCACAGCCTTGCACCAGAGAAGTCTTATCTGTCACGAGCGTCCTGACTTGGTACCTGCACCCCACGCTCCTGCCCTGATGCCTGTGGTCTCACCCATACGCACCTCTGGAGATGAGTGAGCCAACTACTCATACAGCAACACGATACAGCTGCTGGAAGCAACGGGAAGCAGGAGAACTGATGGCATCTGGCTGCAACTGCAGAAGAGTACTGAGGAGAATGGTAATCCTACAGGCAGGAATCCTGGCCAGGACCCTGGGGAAAACCTAtctcctttttctaaaaatgCCAAGCAACACTCACACCTGCAAGTGACCAGCAACCAGTTTGAAGGGGCCGCTCTTGTAATGCCAATATGTTAACACTCTGACACCATTAAGTGCCCCCTCTACTAGCTATCCTCTTACACCTGCCATGAGAAACAGATTTCTCTCATGCAGGAGGTAAGGAACAAGGAAAGGTTATTATCACAATAGGGAGAACTTGGGAGAGGTTGATTCTAAAAATATAGTCAAGGAGGTAAGATCTGAAATGGTAAGGTTTGTACCCCCAAAGGTGAGAAAGAAGTGCGGAAACCAGTGCTGGAGCTGTAAATGGGGCaacagaagagacagaagagaCTGAAGACAAATCTGTCATTTAATTCGGGGGTGTGTTAGAGCCCAGACTCTTTTAGAGTGAAAACACTGTCTGAATTGAGAGCACTTAAGGAGGACATGACACAGGCAAACCGGGTGCTGAACCATACCCCTCTAGAAGCCAACAGGACTTTTCCTTCCAGGCCCATTCTAGGAAGCGGAAATTTATAGAGAACTCCACTGTTACGGGTTTTTACCTCTTCTGACACAAGATCCCAGGCAAGCTCTGCAGACTATCAAGGTATCttctgtaagaaaagaaaataacgcACTCATGCATCTCAGTATTAACCCTTAGCAGCTCTAGGAAACAAGCTGAGAGGGAGGACATAGATCCCCGCAGAAGTGGAAATAAAACCACCACAGGTGAAAATGCAGACCCTGAAGCTGAGGTCGATGTAGCAGTTACAGGTTGCAGTTCTCAAAGGCAGAGGAATTAGGCTGTGGAAAAGAAGTTGGAGGTGTCATTTTCATGGAAAAGGAGAGGTTTTAGGTAAGAACAATGTTGAAACAGAAGGCATTCGCATACAGTGGAGATCATCAGTTCGGtttttgtttcccctctttcAGGGAGTGGGCAGCTGAGACCTGCACAGACTGTTTAGCATTCAGGAAGTGCTCTTCCCACCCTGGTTTCTACATATCCCCTGGTGACAGTTACTTAAGCCTGACTCCAAAAGCCTGCATGAACTTCAGCTAGGGCGTGGGTGGAGATTTCTCCATATGGGGTGCAAAAATCTTTAGAGGCCAAATTCTGTCCTTGACAGTTAACTTCTGTGCAGCCCCAGTGCTTTGGTGAAAATACTGTCACAGTGAACAGATGCTCAGAGCCCCACACCGTCAGCTCTCATTACTTTATATAGCACCCTAAGTGTCCACAGACAGAGAAAGGATGCTGGGTACCAGCAGAAAAGAGCATATTGTATAGttgacaacaaagaaaataaacacacagaaaaaaaaaaagacagctaataCTTATCTGGACAAAGAAGGTTGTGAAGATGGCTTTGGAATAGCTCCTTTAAGTAATTTTCAAGCTTACGCACATATTCCAATATTTACGTGTGATTTCTGATCAGTCTTACTAATTTTTCAAAAGAGTGTGCTTTAGTGTATTTTGGATGTAGATAATTATTCTTATACTCAATTGCAAAAAGAAACAACTATATTTTAACTCACCTTTTCAGCCTGGCTGTCAGAGAAAAGGATGAAAATACACAACATGTTTTAAACCGTTTTCAGCTCCTGAAGACCAGAAATACATTGCAGTATTACTGATTACACTGCTCGTGTATCCTATTAGAAAAGTCTGGATCTGACTCTGCAGCTTCTAACTCAAAGAAGATTTCTAGCGATCTTTTCGAAGTTAACAGGATTGCTAGATTATTAAGAACGATGCAGATCAATTACGGCTCATAGGAATAAGGCTGTTCTCTCCGTGTACTCAATTTTATACGGGTTTTTGCTAACAATCTACAATCATTACTGTCGTGTGTGTCATTCTAGCAAACAGTGTCAGGCTAAAGAACCTGTTTACTGGAACAAATGAACTATCATATTTGATTTGCTGAAGTAGAAATGACATCTGTTCCTTTGCAAATCTGATTTCTGCTCCCCAGTTGCCCCTTTCACACATAGCTACTACGTCCAATTCAGCGTGCATGTTACTCGATGCAAGAAATCCCATTAATCGGGCTGAACCTCCCTCCCTTCTATCACCCGATATTGAAAACTTGATTTCAGCTGCCTTCCACTCCGCATTTCAGCTCTGCGGCTAGGATAGCTAAGCAGACGCTCTGCCCGAGCCCGCGGATGCTCCCGGGCTCGCCGCCTCACCCAACTTCATCCACCCCAGGGACGAGGGGCTCAAAAGACGGCTGGGCACCCGTTCCCCGgccggctcctccagccccggctggcccccagccccacggcgagGGTCGCCTGGGCACCCGGCGAGGTGCTGCTCACCATGACGGCGAAGACGAAGGCGACGATGTTGACGGGATAGGCGGGACAGAAGCAGGAGAGGATGCTGAGGAGCAGGTAGTTCTTGGGCCGCGGGTGCGGCGGCCCGTCGGGCAGCTCATCCTCGATGTTGGTCTCGGGGCTGTTGTCCAGAGCCCTCTTGACgtcgggagcggcggggagcgcggacatggggctgcggcgcggcgggcgggcggctcgcAAAGCCCAGCGCCGCGCACCGGGCAGGGCCCAGCGCCGCGCACCGGGCAGGCGggacccggcggcggggccgagccaaGGAGCGGCCcggagcggcgggggcgggcggagcggcgggggcggggggggctgcccgccggGAGCGCCTCTGCCGCCGTAAAGCcacgggacggggggggggagccgaggAAAGAAACGCAAACGGCAGCCGCCGAGGGGTGCCCGCACCGTGGGGTGCCCGCACCGTGGggtgcccccggcccggcccgagggGCCTCCCCCGCCgctggccccgcagccccggagccTTCGGCTGTTCCGGTCTCTCCCCAAACTTTTTTAACTCTTTGCGTTCCCGCCGGGGAGAACTTGGCTGTGTTCTCCCACCCTCATTCCCGGGGCAGCGAGCTCCGTCAGCAAGCGGCGAGAAGCCTGCAAAAGCATCTCCTCTGATCCGGGCTGAATTTGCCATCTCCCAACCCCAGTGACTTGTTGAACTTGGCAAAACCACGAGGGATCGGCAGAAAACAACCGGCTGACAGCATCTGGGTGGCCCAGGTCCAGAGCCTTTTGGCCAGTTTTTACAAAGTGATTCAGTCCTTGCTGAACAGAACACCTGTAACATGAAAGCCACTCTGGGGGATGCAGGAGAAGGGGGCAAGGAAATGAATCTTTATTATTTCCAAACCCTACCATATGGGAAAAATAAAGGTAAATAAAGATCTGCTTCCATCACAATTTTAAAGTTGGTGAGGGAAAGTATGACAGCCTGAACCCAGAAAGGAATGGGCCCTGTTTCTGCCATGGGGTATTAGAAAAAAGAACTGTATACCTGCATGG
Coding sequences within:
- the TMEM233 gene encoding transmembrane protein 233 — encoded protein: MSALPAAPDVKRALDNSPETNIEDELPDGPPHPRPKNYLLLSILSCFCPAYPVNIVAFVFAVMALNSYNQGDIEGSKRLGRNALWVAVASIIIGLVIIGIYCVVHFTTHAI